Genomic DNA from Haloarcula marina:
CGCCTCCGGCGGATGCTCGCGGAGATGTGCGAGCAACGCGGGGCCGAGTTTTACGCCCCCGAGAGCCGATTCCTGCGGGACAACGCCGGGATGATCGCGATGCTGGGCGCGAGGATGTACGCCGCGGGCGACACCACCTCGATAGAAGAATCGACCGTCGACTCGAACTACCGGCCCGACGAGGTGCCGGTGACGTGGCGCGGGCGGGAGCCAGTGGGTCCCGCCGGAAGAGCGAGCGGGAAGCGCCCGCGCGCCGGGCCCGAAGAGTCCGTCGACCGCGGCGTTCGAGACGAAACCGAGGTGCAGGGCGCGGAGGCGACGGTCGCCATCGAGGCCGACCGCGTCGTCAAGGACCGCGTGCCGCGCACGTACCGCCACCCGACCCTCGACGACCGACTCCGAACCGAGCGCACGCGACAGGAAGCGAAACTGACGAGCGACGCCCGGCGCCACGGCGTGCCGACGCCGCTGGTGCTGGATGTCGACCCCGAGGAATCCCGCATCGTCTTCCAGCGAGTCGGCGAATCGGACCTCCGCGGCGCGCTCTCGGCCGACCGTACCGCCGACGTGGGCCGCCACCTCGCACGCATCCACGACGCCGGATTCGTCCACGGCGACCCGACGACGAGGAACGTCAGAGTGGCTCCCAGTGGCCGCACGTTCCTCATCGACTTCGGCCTGGGCTACTACACGGACGAACCCGAGGACCACGCGATGGACCTCCACGTCCTCGCCCAGTCGCTGGCGGGGACCGCCGACGACCCCGAGCGGTTGCTGGCGGCCGCCGAGGACGCCTACCGCGCCGAGAGCGGGCACGCCGAGGCCGTCTTCGCCAGTCTCGACGACATCGAGGGTCGCGGCCGCTACCAGTAACCGGAACGCACACGGACGTACCGACCGTGGGCAGGCGTATGAACTACATCGCGTGGGCGTTGCTCGCGCTCCTGGGGTACACGCTCGTCCCGCCGCTGGCGAAACTGGCGACGGCCGAGATTCCCAGCGACGTGGTGTTGGTCATCTCCAACGGTATCCTCATCGTCGCCGCTATCGGCCTCGTTCTCGCAACCGACCTCTCGGTGACGGAGTACCTCACGCACGAGGACGCGATTTACGCCTACGGCGCGGGCGTCGCGCTGACCGTCGGCATCATCTCGTACTACCGAGCGCTGGCGGCCGGACCGGTGAGCGTCGTCGTCCCCATCTTCGGGATGTTCATCGCGACGAGTTCCGTGGTCGGCATCCTCTTTCTCGACGAGTCACTGACGGCGCGAAAGGCGGCCGGAATCGGGCTGGCGATACTCGCGGTGTACCTGACGGCCGTCGAGTGACGGCGCGACCGGGCCACGCGGCGTGCAGCGCAGACGGCGAGCACACGGTGGGTAACTGACTTAACGTCGGCACGTGTACAGGTGCGTATGGCAGACAAGCCCCAGTCAGGGACTCTCTTCGGCGTGCCGTACAACTTCGAGCGACCCAGCCTCAAGCGGCTTATGTCGTCGTACTGGCAACCCGGCGACGGGATGCTCGTCGAGAAGCCGTTCGGCATCGGCTACACGCTGAACCTCGCGAACTGGCGGTCGTGGGTCGTCCTCCTCGTGGCCGGTGTCATGCTGTATCTGGAACGCCGCGGCGACGTGGAAGAGTTCGAAGACGAGGCCGACGACGAACCCGTCGAAGTCGTCGTCGACTGAGACGGACAGCACCTGCACGACGGACCGACGCCTCTTTTGTCGCCGCCCGCCCTGTGCCGGTATGCTCAACTTCGTCACGACCAATCCCGGGAAGGTGCGGGAGGCGACCGAGTATCTGGACGACGAGGTGGCCCAGTTCGATTTCGACTACCCCGAGATTCAGGCCGACGACCTCGGAGCGGTGGCCGCCCACGGCGCGCGGTCGGCCTACCGGGCCGCCGACGGGCCGGTCATCGTCGACGACGCGGGCCTCTTTATCGACGCCTTCGACGGCTTCCCCGGCCCGTACTCCTCGTACGTCGAGGACACCGTCGGCGTCGAACGCGTCTGGCGGATGACCGAACCCGAGGACGACCACGCGGCGGCGTTCAAGACGGTCATCGCCTACTGCGACGGCGAGGAGTTCGCGGCAACACCGGACCCCGTCGACCGCGAGGAGCGCCGGGGACAGGACCTCGACGCGGACGAGCGAGGGGCCGCGACCACCGACGAACAGGTCCACGGCGGCGAGGACGCTCTGCCCGTGAAACTGTTCGAGGGGCGCGTCCCGGGCGAACTCGTCGCGCCGCGCGGCGACGGCGGATTCGGCTTCGACCCCATCTTCGAGCACGACGGGAAGACGTTCGCCGAGATGACCACCGAACAGAAGAACGCCGTCTCCCACCGCGGGCGGGCGCTGGCGAAGTTCGCGGAGTGGTACGCCGAGCGATGAGCGAGGCGTCCGTCGACAGGCGCCCTGGCGTCTGTCGGAAGTTGCGACGGGGGAGCGACGCGACGCCGTCGCACCCCGACCGGCAGGGAGGGGACAGAGAGCGATGAGCGCGGCGTCCGTCGAGCGAGACGACCCCGGCACAGCCCTAATTACGGGCGCGTCGGCCGGTATCGGCGAAGCGCTGGCCCGCGAGTTCGCCGCCCACGACCACGACGTGGTGCTGGTCGCTCGACGCGAGGACCGCCTCGAAGCGCTGGCCGAGGAACTCGAAAGCGAGGAGGTGACCGCGACAGCCATCGTGATGGACCTAGACCGAGCGGCCGCCGCCGAGGACCTCCACGAGACGGTTCGGGCGCGTGACCTCGACGTGGAGATTCTCGTCAACAACGTCGGCGTCGGCACGTACGGCCCCTTCGCAGAGAGCGCCATCGACGCCGAGCGCACGCAGTTGCGTTTGAACGTCGTCCTCCCCGTCGAACTGACGCGCCTGTTCCTCGACGAGTTCGACGGCGGCGAGAAAGTGTTGAACGTCGGGTCCGTCGCGGGCTTTCAGCCCGGCCCCAACCTCGCGGGCTACTACGCGAGCAAGGCCTACGTCAACAGTTTCACCGAAGCCATCGCCGAGGAGTTGCGCGGCCGCGTCGACGTGACCTTACTCTGTCCCGGCCCCGTCGACACGGAGTTCCAGTCCCGCGCCGGGATGGGCGACTCGGCGGTCGGGTCGCTGACCTCGAACACGCCCGCCGCCGTCGCCGAAGCGGCCTACGACGGCCTGATGGCCGGGGAGACGGTGGTCGTCCCGAGTCGGGCGATGCGCGTCGTCGACCTGTTGGGGCGGGTGACGCCCCGACCAATCGTCCGTCGGATAGCGAAGGTGGTCAACGGCGACCGCTGAGACGGTCGGAACCCGGTTTTCACTTTCCGAGAACAGCGTCACGGCTTGAACTGTGGGTCCGTCGAACGGCCTGGTATGTCGAACACGTTCGTCGACCGATACAAATCGCTGATACGCGACTCCCTCGACCTCGTCGGCGTCGCGGGCTCCATCGAGCGGAAGGTACTCGCGGCCGTCGGCATCCAGTTCGGCATCTCGGTGGCGCTCGCCGGCGTCGCGTTCGCGTTGGACGGGGTCGTCCAGTTCGCGCTGACCGGCCTGTTGCTGACCGGTGCGGTCGTCGCCTTCGCCAACACCGTCTTCATCACCCGCGAGGACCTCGTCGACCCGGTCGTGACACTCTCCGAGCGTGCCGACCGAATCGCCGCCGGCGACGTCGCCGTCGACGTGCCGGACAGTGACAGAGACGACGAGGTGGCGAGCCTCCTCGCCTCGTTCGACGCGATGCAATCCTCGCTGGAGACGGTCTCCAGACAGGCCGACGCGCTCTCCCGACGGGAGTTCGACGCCGCGGTGTTGGACGAGGACGTGCCGGGCACGTTCGGGGAGTCGCTGGACCGGATGGCGGCCAACATGGAGGAGTACACGACCGACCTCCAGCAGATGACCGAGGACCTCGAACGCCGGTCGGCCGCACTAGGGGACCTCGTGGCTACCTTCGGCGAGGCCGCGGAACGGGCGAAGGCCGGGGACCTCACCGCCACCATCGACCGTGAGTTCGACGACGTCGACGACCAGTTCCAGTGCGTCGTCGACGACTACAACGACCTCCTGCGGACGCTCGCCGACACCATCGGCGACGTGACGGCCTTCGCCGACGAAGTGGCCGAGACCAGCGACCGCGTCACCGAGAGCGTCACCGAAATCGACCGTGCCAGCGACGAGATAGCCCGGTCGGTCCAAGAGATTTCCGCCGGAGCGAGCCAGCAGTCGACCCGCCACGACGCCGTGGCCGAGGACATGAACACGCTGTCCGCGACGGTCGAGGAGATAGCGGCGACGGCCGACGACGCCGCCGACACGGCCGACCGCGCTGCCACTCGGGGCCGGGAGGGGCGCGAGGAGGCGGCCGCCGCCATCGAAGAACTGGAGACGATGGCGACCCGAATCGACGGCATCGCCGACTCCGTGGCGGGACTGGTCGACCAGATAGCCGAGATAGACGAGGTGGTCGACCTCATCACGGAGGTGGCCGAACAGACGAACATGCTCGCGCTGAACGCCTCCATCGAGGCCGCGCGGGCCGACGCCGAGGGCGACGGGTTCGCCGTCGTCGCCGACGAGGTCAAATCGCTGGCCGAGGAGACCCGCGACGCCGCCGAGGACGTCTCCGAGCGCATCGACGCGGTACAGGCGACGGCCAGCGAGACGGTCGACGACGTGGAAGCGACCACCGAACGCGTCGCCGACAGCACCGACACCATCGAGGCGACGCTCCGAGACTTCGAAGACATCGTCGACGTACTCGGCGAGGTCAACGCCGCCATCCAAGAGATATCCGACGCGACCGGTCAGCAGGCCGAGACGACCCAAGAGGTCGTCGACGCCGTCGACGAGGTGGCCGCCGTCAGCGAACGGACCGAATCGGAGGCCGAGTCCGTCGCCGCGGCCACCGAGGAACAGACCGCCACCATCTCCGAGGTGACGACCGAGATTCGGTCGGTCGCAGAGCGAACCGACGACCTGCACGACCGGTTGCGGCAGTTCGAGGTCGACGAGCGCGCGAACGGGCCCCGCTCGGACTCCGTTCTAACCGTCGCCTCCGGCGACGACTAGGCCCGCGGGTCGCGGTCCGGCCCCGGATACGCGCCGCCTTCGAGGTGTTCGTACAGCGATTCCGGGTCGAACAGCCGCGCGAACGCGTCGGGCGGGCGGACGCTCACCTGCATGTGCGGCTTGAGCGAGAGGCCCGTCGCCGCGCTCCGCAGGGAATCGTCGTAGGTGAGGACGTGGGCGGCCCCGCCGCGGTAGGCCGAGGCCAGCGCCGGATGGTCCCCGGTCGGATGGTCGACAGCCTCGCGCTCTCGCTCGATTCGCTCGCGCCAGTCGGCCGCGAGGGCGGCGGTCGAACAGCGCTGAATCACCGCTTCGGCGTCGTCCAGTAGCGGGTCGCTGGCGACGAGCGTGACCCACGAGTGCCCTCGGACGTGGTCGAGCGCCTCGCGGGCGGGCCCCTCGCCGCAGAGCAAATCGGCCGCGAGAACGTCGGCGTCGGCGACGACGCGGGCGGGCGAGGCTTCAGACATCGCTCTCGTCCTCACCGTCGCGCTCCGCCCGACGGTCACGGAGTGCTTCGCGGACAGTCTCGACCGTCGTCTCGTAGCGCTCTGCCCGTTCGAACAGGTCGGCCCAGCTCATACCCCGACGACGGCGACCAGACAAAAAGCCGTGCCGTCTGCCACCTGTCTGACGGGCTTTTATATCGAGTCACCCCATCGCTCCGAATACGGGCGCGCATTGGCATCTATCCGCCGCTGTCCGCGTGCTGACAGCGATTCCCATCCTCTCCCATCGCGCGCCCGGACCGCACCCCTTTCCGTACCGATTCTCGTCTCAGGCCGCGCCCCGGAGCGCCGAGCGAACCGACTCTAACCCGTCGGGTTCGGCCATGACGGCGACGCTGTCGCCCGCCGCGATTTCCGTCTGCGGGAGCGGAATCGTCATCGGTTCGTGCTCGCGACCGTGCGCGTAGATGTGTGCGTCGCCGGGCAGTTCGACTTCGACGACGCGCTTGCCGATGACCGGGGAGTCCTCTGGAACGCGGACGCTGGCGATGGAGAGGCGTTCGGTCAGGTCCGCTAAGACGTTGAAGTCACCGCCCAACAGCGCCGTCTTCGCCCCCGCCGCGCCGAGTCGCTCGGGGTAGATTATCTCGTCCACGTCGGCGGCGTACTTCTCGTAAATCTCCTCGCGGTAGTCGGCGTCGATGCGGAGGACGGTCCGACAGCCGTGTTCTTTGGCTATCATACAGGCCGTGAAGTTCGTGTTGAGGTCCCCGGTGAGGCCGCCGATGGCGTCGGCGGTGTCGATGCCCGCTTCTTCGAGGACCGACTCCTCGCTCCCGTCGCCGTGGACGACGGTGAACCCCTCTTTCTCGGCCCGGTCGACCTTCGCCTGTTCGCGTTCGACGATAATCACGTCGTGACCTTCGCTCTTGAGGATGCGCGCGGTCCGGGTCCCGACGCGGCCGTAGCCGACGATAACGAACTTCATGCCGTGGGGTAGGACAGCCGGGGATAAAAATGTGAACGTGTGACAGGGTCGTCAGGCGCTGGCGACGGTGACGTTCCCGCCGTCGACCACCGGGCCGCCCTGCGTGAGGTACGGCGGGTCGTCACTGCCGCCGCTGGTGACGAAGTCGTACGTCTCGTTGCCCGTGTTCTCGCGGTGGGGCATCGCGATGAGCGTCTGGTTCTCGGTCAGTTCGGTCTCGTCGAACTCCGCGCCGGGCACGTCGAACAGCGTGACCGTCACCTCGTCGTACTCGCCCGGTTCGAGGTATTCGGAGACGCCGATGACGCTCCCGACGACGTTGCCGTCCAGCAGGCTGGCGTCGTGGATGGTGACGTAGCCGCCTTCGGAGACGGAGACGTTCGTCACGGTGACGCTCGTCCCGTCAGTAGTCTGGTCGGCCAGCGTCGCGCTGGCGGTCGGCGGGCCAGCATCGGTCGCGTTGTCAGCGGACCCGTTGTCCACCGTGTCGGTATCTGCCGTCTCGTTGTCCACCGTCTCGTTGTCCACCGTCTCGTTGTCCACCGTCTCGTTGTCCACCGTGTCGGTATCCGCCGTCTCGTTGTCCGCCGCACCGGGGACGGTGACGGCCGCGCTGTCGGTCACCGCTTGACCGTCCGCGAGGAACGGCCCGTCGTCGGTGCCGTTGCTGGAGACGAAGTCGTACGTCTCGTCGCCCGTCGTCTCGTTGTGCGGCATCGCGACGAGCGTCTGGTCGGCGGTCAGTTCGGTCTCGTCGAACTCCGCGCCGGGCACGTCGTACAGTTCGACGGTGACGTTCTCGTAGGTCCCCGCTTCGAGGTACTCCGAGACGCCGATGACGCTCCCGACGACGTTGCCGTCCAGCAGGCTCTCGTCGTGGATGGTGACGTAGCCGTCACTCGGCACGACCAGTTCGTCGATGGTGACGGTCGTGCCGTCCGATTCCTGGTCCGCCATCGAAACCGAGGCGGTCGTCGGTCCGGGTTCGACCACCGTTATCTGGGCGAACTGGCCGTCGTCGCGCGTGAACACGCCGTGCGTGTACGTACCGAGCGGGACGCCCTCGGTGGAGACGTTGAACGTCACGTCCTCGGTGTCTTCGTCCTCGATGGTCACGTCCTCCGTGGCGACGGGCGACCCGGCTAACCAGAAGGACACCTCTTGGGTCGTGTTGAAGTCGTTGGGGTTCTCCAGTTCGACGTCGACGGTGACCGTCTCACCGGCCTCGGCCGTCTCGGGCGCGTCGAACTCCTCGATGGTGAACGACTCCGAGAGGACGAGTTCGGCGGTCACGCCGTCGGAGGGCGTGAACACGCCGTGCGTGTAGGTCCCAGCGTCGAGGCCGTCGGTGTCCGCAGAGAAGCGGACGGCGGCGCTCTCACCGGCGTCGAGCGTGACCCACTGCCTGTCGACGACGGCACCGCCGACGCGGAACTCGACGGGTTGGGTCGCCTGCGGGCCGTCGTTACTGACCACGGCGACGACGGTCACGTTCGACCCCGGTGCGGCACTCTCGGGGGCCGTGAGCGACTCTATCGTGAAGTCGGCTGTCTGTCCTGTCGGTCCCTCCTGCTGTTGGGGCGCGACGCCGGGGACGGCCCCGGCCTGCGCGGTGATGGCTCCTGTCGCGACTAACGCGAGTAGTACGGCGAGCGTTCTGGTTCGTATCATGTGATTTCGGAATTGCTGTCAATCAATTGACGATGCGGCCGTTCAGTAGGATGATACCACGATAAACCGAACAGACAGTTCACGAGCGAAGGAATCACCAACCGGCGGCTAAGGCCGTGTTAGCGAGAGAAATGTGAGCTTTGGTTACGCGGCTGTGCTGGCGGCAGCGCGGTCGTCGGTGCGACTACGCGGGGATTCAGCCCGAGGATTCGCCGGACGTCCCCGTTTCGGTCGCCGTCTCGGTGGTCTCG
This window encodes:
- a CDS encoding bifunctional N(6)-L-threonylcarbamoyladenine synthase/serine/threonine protein kinase, which translates into the protein MRVLGIEGTAWAASAAVFETDQWQVSDADVVETDADADDYVFIESDPYQPESGGIHPREAAEHMSEAIPRVVETAIDHARDRASEAGDGTGPAADAPIDAVAFSRGPGLGPCLRIVGTAARAVAQRFDVPLVGVNHMVAHLEVGRRRSGFDSPVCLNASGANAHLLGYRNGRYRVLGETMDTGVGNAIDKFTRHVGWQHPGGPKVEAHARDGQYHPLPYVVKGMDFSFSGIMSAAKQAYDDDVPVENVCRGLEETIFAMLTEVAERALSLTGADELVLGGGVGQNDRLRRMLAEMCEQRGAEFYAPESRFLRDNAGMIAMLGARMYAAGDTTSIEESTVDSNYRPDEVPVTWRGREPVGPAGRASGKRPRAGPEESVDRGVRDETEVQGAEATVAIEADRVVKDRVPRTYRHPTLDDRLRTERTRQEAKLTSDARRHGVPTPLVLDVDPEESRIVFQRVGESDLRGALSADRTADVGRHLARIHDAGFVHGDPTTRNVRVAPSGRTFLIDFGLGYYTDEPEDHAMDLHVLAQSLAGTADDPERLLAAAEDAYRAESGHAEAVFASLDDIEGRGRYQ
- a CDS encoding EamA family transporter, whose protein sequence is MNYIAWALLALLGYTLVPPLAKLATAEIPSDVVLVISNGILIVAAIGLVLATDLSVTEYLTHEDAIYAYGAGVALTVGIISYYRALAAGPVSVVVPIFGMFIATSSVVGILFLDESLTARKAAGIGLAILAVYLTAVE
- a CDS encoding DUF5808 domain-containing protein; translated protein: MADKPQSGTLFGVPYNFERPSLKRLMSSYWQPGDGMLVEKPFGIGYTLNLANWRSWVVLLVAGVMLYLERRGDVEEFEDEADDEPVEVVVD
- a CDS encoding non-canonical purine NTP pyrophosphatase, with amino-acid sequence MLNFVTTNPGKVREATEYLDDEVAQFDFDYPEIQADDLGAVAAHGARSAYRAADGPVIVDDAGLFIDAFDGFPGPYSSYVEDTVGVERVWRMTEPEDDHAAAFKTVIAYCDGEEFAATPDPVDREERRGQDLDADERGAATTDEQVHGGEDALPVKLFEGRVPGELVAPRGDGGFGFDPIFEHDGKTFAEMTTEQKNAVSHRGRALAKFAEWYAER
- a CDS encoding SDR family NAD(P)-dependent oxidoreductase — translated: MSAASVERDDPGTALITGASAGIGEALAREFAAHDHDVVLVARREDRLEALAEELESEEVTATAIVMDLDRAAAAEDLHETVRARDLDVEILVNNVGVGTYGPFAESAIDAERTQLRLNVVLPVELTRLFLDEFDGGEKVLNVGSVAGFQPGPNLAGYYASKAYVNSFTEAIAEELRGRVDVTLLCPGPVDTEFQSRAGMGDSAVGSLTSNTPAAVAEAAYDGLMAGETVVVPSRAMRVVDLLGRVTPRPIVRRIAKVVNGDR
- a CDS encoding methyl-accepting chemotaxis protein; this translates as MSNTFVDRYKSLIRDSLDLVGVAGSIERKVLAAVGIQFGISVALAGVAFALDGVVQFALTGLLLTGAVVAFANTVFITREDLVDPVVTLSERADRIAAGDVAVDVPDSDRDDEVASLLASFDAMQSSLETVSRQADALSRREFDAAVLDEDVPGTFGESLDRMAANMEEYTTDLQQMTEDLERRSAALGDLVATFGEAAERAKAGDLTATIDREFDDVDDQFQCVVDDYNDLLRTLADTIGDVTAFADEVAETSDRVTESVTEIDRASDEIARSVQEISAGASQQSTRHDAVAEDMNTLSATVEEIAATADDAADTADRAATRGREGREEAAAAIEELETMATRIDGIADSVAGLVDQIAEIDEVVDLITEVAEQTNMLALNASIEAARADAEGDGFAVVADEVKSLAEETRDAAEDVSERIDAVQATASETVDDVEATTERVADSTDTIEATLRDFEDIVDVLGEVNAAIQEISDATGQQAETTQEVVDAVDEVAAVSERTESEAESVAAATEEQTATISEVTTEIRSVAERTDDLHDRLRQFEVDERANGPRSDSVLTVASGDD
- a CDS encoding DUF7384 family protein, translated to MSEASPARVVADADVLAADLLCGEGPAREALDHVRGHSWVTLVASDPLLDDAEAVIQRCSTAALAADWRERIEREREAVDHPTGDHPALASAYRGGAAHVLTYDDSLRSAATGLSLKPHMQVSVRPPDAFARLFDPESLYEHLEGGAYPGPDRDPRA
- a CDS encoding potassium channel family protein — its product is MKFVIVGYGRVGTRTARILKSEGHDVIIVEREQAKVDRAEKEGFTVVHGDGSEESVLEEAGIDTADAIGGLTGDLNTNFTACMIAKEHGCRTVLRIDADYREEIYEKYAADVDEIIYPERLGAAGAKTALLGGDFNVLADLTERLSIASVRVPEDSPVIGKRVVEVELPGDAHIYAHGREHEPMTIPLPQTEIAAGDSVAVMAEPDGLESVRSALRGAA
- a CDS encoding DUF7282 domain-containing protein, with translation MIRTRTLAVLLALVATGAITAQAGAVPGVAPQQQEGPTGQTADFTIESLTAPESAAPGSNVTVVAVVSNDGPQATQPVEFRVGGAVVDRQWVTLDAGESAAVRFSADTDGLDAGTYTHGVFTPSDGVTAELVLSESFTIEEFDAPETAEAGETVTVDVELENPNDFNTTQEVSFWLAGSPVATEDVTIEDEDTEDVTFNVSTEGVPLGTYTHGVFTRDDGQFAQITVVEPGPTTASVSMADQESDGTTVTIDELVVPSDGYVTIHDESLLDGNVVGSVIGVSEYLEAGTYENVTVELYDVPGAEFDETELTADQTLVAMPHNETTGDETYDFVSSNGTDDGPFLADGQAVTDSAAVTVPGAADNETADTDTVDNETVDNETVDNETVDNETADTDTVDNGSADNATDAGPPTASATLADQTTDGTSVTVTNVSVSEGGYVTIHDASLLDGNVVGSVIGVSEYLEPGEYDEVTVTLFDVPGAEFDETELTENQTLIAMPHRENTGNETYDFVTSGGSDDPPYLTQGGPVVDGGNVTVASA